The Medicago truncatula cultivar Jemalong A17 chromosome 4, MtrunA17r5.0-ANR, whole genome shotgun sequence genome includes a region encoding these proteins:
- the LOC25491639 gene encoding auxin-responsive protein SAUR36 — protein MQFKLGKKVIRVSKWIFRTRLRYRRLGASPEKNHLTTKLLSWGRKITTKARSLCSKAGSGKFGYLPVGSDPVEQSGSPVPKGHLAVYVGQKDGEFRRVLVPVVYFNHPLFGELLKEAEKEYGFCHQGGITIPCRVTEFERVKTRIASGSDTRRLTRRGHFDG, from the coding sequence ATGCAATTCAAGCTAGGGAAGAAAGTGATTCGGGTCAGTAAATGGATATTCCGGACAAGACTGAGATACCGTCGTCTTGGTGCCTCACCGGAGAAGAATCATTTGACGACGAAGCTTCTATCATGGGGGAGGAAGATAACTACAAAAGCAAGGTCTCTATGTTCAAAAGCAGGGTCGGGTAAATTTGGTTATTTGCCGGTAGGATCCGACCCGGTTGAGCAAAGCGGTTCCCCGGTGCCGAAGGGGCATTTAGCGGTGTATGTTGGGCAGAAAGACGGTGAGTTTCGGCGGGTTTTGGTGCCGGTGGTTTATTTCAACCATCCTTTGTTTGGGGAATTGTTGAAAGAAGCTGAGAAGGAGTATGGGTTTTGTCATCAAGGTGGAATCACTATTCCTTGTCGGGTTACCGAGTTTGAACGGGTTAAGACCCGAATAGCATCCGGGTCAGATACGCGGAGATTGACGAGGCGGGGACATTTTGACGGCTGA